In one window of Leptospira sp. WS92.C1 DNA:
- a CDS encoding TIGR04388 family protein, whose translation MNVVQVQHNLLTEVESATRIHSARRFGETQRFTLYGSQNRITPKGTPKSSQSESNVAASISSPRNRSFVFGTVFVEKMASFVLLVAFFFTFVFPLSEFSSLWGQSVPQLNSARAFSSGELQPYVDAARLQSDQSSFMSTMTGGEQVIEASWEADVNAEIDAIVNSVTNSDPVNDVQVYRDAVRAQLELQKQQAKSQWLADAAAYVQTELQTFLNMLSQATASNVTSSNATAVNSIDPSVQAMSAASASQQVSPAQAAQSYYQGSQAWDNKWQDLLTKQAAWEQNSLNSIQNGLLQWDTAIAGLQNDKLAYLNGIEATKAQWLANKQMIENAENGVRGALQNAVHSIRSQEDQLRSSVAGDPILSDSFGDMDALLDSIQEALDQHSSLDSLASALGNFFQNQKNNADSKVAFWDVAKWQETYANETVSFSQVVGSSAISCVDHVGGACANQYQGTTAIQYQTDGSILGRLAHSGGTHLGNVSSYLSQGNYSSSARRVEDHYIAVCHAMDFSGTCWGGTGQYALDTTYCGNSPFAPISCGYHLDTVVDNDFTVRVNGNLNTQQITQNNNIRNAIFGGYDASFSLSSGAGLIAGATTPIVQETKVFLGGTVLDSSNWFSSLGSVNQVQVQTKYKYIDASMQGNQNFWSNLSSQFSNMANLFLSLVNPLKSWEERSAEYADEYDVKLEELELAKQTTSANYDSQISLMKSERDSWITDVYGFHIDGYEGSLENANSQYRAGQAAWSDEINLFQQVELNWYLSARDVLQAAVGDPTNGEQQFQTVAMAQASSLQTLIGNSESNTSYLYNTAVGLWDSYQYAASGNLIDQAIANQQSESSWNLQGAALSQSIADSFGRTEAYQTAQANAGLRINELITSLLGEPAEIVGNAELQALQNGALSAGQASSFWSNGNAAGFDFTGRAADNQSTIDEYSAVRADVTIASNLQSEMSDQEATFLNKAAEYFEKSERYLSLSATAESEGRFDEASYYMKLSADQKGIASKLLNKGYNALGDTISSEVDLRGLNFTKSSFLEYKDSLLHKNFKNSTEIAKHIQSEKNSASGILNSGKTYDEIQTMLQAAKNLIVQGNDNHTAIESLLSYSQELAQRDIGGSLLDGLEDLISSLGSQIPKDISNASVTQAVANSQKEMEEKQSGVNELLHHMNSLVTNNNDLQALQALLQGGSQSMNLAANTAIAQYLDETTRKIQKENAERSANLQKELFDSLLTGDAYKYLRDAGYEFRVSGDSISGYRQIQSGDIAIDGNAMKAESYSPVLEFQYLEIATRFDPGNLSTAMLGDLNSTSFSANLVQNVRDSLSSMQEQMEKMFSEFQDKTAELQTLHAYNQQIQEYQENQFKEIKKNVVAAFQGLEPGFQKNFKPAMSGMKEYHTEASRYSFEEGSFGSQSSAMRSAFDGIRNAGGVYNGSRELKGSVNIKGIPVEVSYGMQDLLILSNFELGALDYDFNLKGTGTSFAQEQLTTINVKYQTYVQDVQQRIEDQAKANDAEKESKGFIFTIMNGMNTGSGSMSERFTQSVQGELQSRVTGAVAEATGLPASFVGALVGGSSMKDAFQAFQKQTITSEISKATGIPEWVISGQMDKMNKPKEEFYETQEFQMAMSVVAVVAAPFTFGSSMLMMAAIGAAQGAAEGGLKGALVGAVGGAISSYTKAVGVSVNLSYSEENGFGASVAVGIGPAAVSVGVSEHGGATISAGLQYGGVNAGVSYNTKTKDLSGNIGLSSQNGTNMALSYSQQSGFGVNVGYNHSSGVGANVGWSEHDGLGGGLSYGKPVKEGGGIENRWAGTGANVNWSEYGKTTVNLTAGAGSGHPGMNNVSKFGSGGVTAGTWTQGSGMSMNTNFLNDKFMQDYLGAQEEERQNQHKENNKNMGADVLAGAGIEVAGRKPEDGTDLSNGTQKPNGEPADPVDQRIAQLKKELSEGISLAHDNGTMSDAGNPVLANAAKELSSKMNELNRLLASKEAGGSKHQVGQGENPAKIAEKMGIPVEQLYAANPGMKERYEKVGWLYKGESINIPGNGQDSNLLGNLYGKAKSGATELYGKTASVFGSVVDVTKGLWDRAFGSSKRPGTFEGSDGKLYSISDGNSNYEKMLEITDRNGNLILDQNGKPVNPFPIWSGEGPLKQFEIVNTGRHDTFVGPEGYSLSQPLEGRHVVTDIVHGNENSANYPDTDFHKNQPYHKGGHLGTDLIPGNSSNVSLYAAEGGSIVSIDPNTNGIRIKADSGYTLNYLHSSGFSEGIYPGARVEAGQIIGRLGGASNSRPNGYGPHLHFQVRDASGNLLTTDKVFDRYNIR comes from the coding sequence TTGAATGTTGTTCAAGTTCAACACAATTTGTTGACTGAAGTGGAGAGCGCGACCCGCATTCACTCGGCGCGTCGTTTTGGGGAAACTCAGCGTTTTACTCTCTACGGATCGCAAAACAGGATCACTCCGAAGGGCACGCCCAAATCCTCTCAAAGCGAATCTAACGTTGCAGCCTCGATTTCATCTCCCCGAAACAGATCGTTTGTATTTGGAACGGTGTTTGTTGAAAAGATGGCTTCGTTTGTGTTGCTTGTTGCGTTCTTTTTTACGTTTGTTTTTCCGTTGTCCGAGTTTTCCTCTTTGTGGGGGCAATCGGTTCCTCAGTTGAATTCGGCGAGGGCTTTTAGTTCAGGAGAATTGCAGCCGTATGTGGATGCGGCTCGTTTGCAAAGCGATCAGTCTTCTTTTATGTCGACGATGACGGGTGGGGAACAAGTGATCGAAGCGAGTTGGGAAGCGGATGTAAACGCTGAGATCGATGCGATCGTGAACTCGGTGACGAACAGCGATCCCGTAAACGACGTTCAGGTTTACAGAGACGCGGTTCGCGCGCAGCTGGAGCTGCAAAAACAACAAGCAAAGAGCCAGTGGTTGGCGGATGCCGCTGCGTATGTGCAAACGGAACTCCAGACATTCCTAAACATGTTGTCACAAGCAACGGCGTCTAACGTGACTTCTTCGAACGCGACTGCTGTCAATTCGATCGACCCTTCTGTGCAGGCGATGTCTGCTGCTTCCGCTTCTCAACAAGTGAGTCCTGCACAAGCCGCACAAAGCTACTATCAAGGTTCGCAAGCTTGGGACAACAAATGGCAGGACCTTCTCACAAAACAAGCGGCTTGGGAACAGAATTCGTTGAACTCAATCCAGAACGGTTTGTTGCAGTGGGACACGGCGATTGCGGGTTTGCAAAACGACAAGCTTGCGTATTTGAACGGGATCGAAGCGACGAAGGCGCAGTGGCTTGCAAACAAACAAATGATCGAGAATGCGGAAAACGGCGTGCGTGGTGCGCTTCAAAACGCGGTGCATTCGATCCGTTCTCAAGAAGATCAGTTGAGATCGAGCGTTGCGGGGGATCCGATTTTGAGTGATTCGTTTGGCGATATGGACGCGCTGCTTGACAGCATTCAAGAGGCGTTGGATCAACATTCTTCTTTGGATTCTTTGGCGAGCGCTTTGGGGAATTTTTTTCAAAATCAAAAGAACAACGCGGATTCTAAGGTTGCGTTTTGGGATGTCGCGAAGTGGCAGGAAACGTATGCGAACGAGACGGTTTCTTTTTCTCAGGTTGTGGGTTCGAGTGCGATCAGCTGCGTGGATCATGTGGGCGGGGCTTGTGCGAATCAGTATCAGGGAACAACCGCAATTCAGTATCAAACCGACGGTTCGATTTTGGGTCGTCTTGCGCACAGCGGGGGCACTCATCTGGGGAATGTGAGTTCTTACTTGAGCCAAGGCAATTACAGTTCGAGCGCTCGTCGTGTGGAAGATCATTACATTGCGGTTTGTCACGCTATGGACTTTAGCGGTACTTGTTGGGGTGGTACAGGTCAGTATGCGTTAGACACCACTTACTGCGGGAACTCTCCGTTTGCTCCGATCTCTTGCGGGTATCACCTTGATACGGTTGTGGACAACGACTTTACGGTTCGTGTAAACGGGAACTTGAACACACAACAGATTACACAAAACAACAACATTCGGAACGCGATCTTTGGCGGATATGACGCGAGCTTTTCTCTTTCTTCGGGTGCGGGTCTGATCGCGGGTGCTACGACTCCGATCGTTCAGGAAACGAAAGTATTTTTGGGTGGGACTGTTTTGGATTCCTCAAATTGGTTTTCTTCCTTGGGGAGTGTAAATCAGGTTCAGGTTCAGACAAAATACAAATACATCGACGCATCGATGCAGGGGAATCAAAACTTCTGGTCGAACTTGTCTTCTCAGTTTTCGAACATGGCGAACTTGTTTTTGTCTCTTGTCAATCCCCTGAAGTCTTGGGAAGAGCGCTCAGCGGAGTATGCGGATGAATACGATGTAAAACTGGAAGAGTTGGAACTGGCAAAACAGACAACGTCTGCCAATTATGATTCTCAAATTTCTCTGATGAAATCGGAGAGAGATTCTTGGATTACGGATGTGTATGGATTTCATATCGACGGATATGAGGGTTCTTTGGAGAACGCAAACAGCCAATACCGTGCGGGTCAAGCGGCTTGGTCGGATGAGATCAACTTGTTTCAACAGGTGGAATTGAACTGGTATCTTTCTGCGAGAGATGTGTTGCAGGCGGCTGTGGGAGATCCCACAAACGGAGAACAGCAGTTTCAGACGGTTGCGATGGCTCAGGCAAGTTCTTTACAGACTTTGATTGGCAATTCGGAATCGAACACGAGTTATCTTTACAACACGGCTGTGGGTCTTTGGGACAGCTATCAATATGCGGCATCGGGGAATTTGATCGATCAGGCGATTGCAAATCAACAGAGCGAGTCATCTTGGAATTTGCAAGGGGCTGCTCTTTCTCAGAGCATCGCAGATTCGTTTGGAAGAACGGAGGCGTATCAAACGGCGCAAGCGAACGCGGGTTTACGGATCAATGAACTCATAACGTCGCTTTTGGGTGAGCCCGCAGAGATCGTGGGCAACGCGGAGCTTCAGGCTTTGCAGAATGGTGCTTTGTCTGCGGGTCAGGCGAGTTCGTTTTGGTCCAATGGGAATGCGGCCGGTTTTGATTTTACAGGTCGTGCTGCTGACAATCAATCTACGATTGACGAATACAGCGCGGTGCGTGCGGACGTAACGATCGCGAGCAACTTGCAGTCGGAGATGAGCGATCAGGAAGCGACGTTTTTGAACAAGGCCGCGGAGTATTTTGAAAAATCGGAGAGGTATTTGAGCTTGTCCGCGACCGCGGAGTCCGAAGGCAGGTTTGACGAAGCCTCTTACTATATGAAACTTTCTGCAGATCAAAAGGGAATCGCTTCTAAACTTTTGAACAAGGGTTACAACGCACTGGGTGATACGATCAGTTCGGAAGTGGATTTGCGTGGATTGAACTTTACTAAAAGTTCGTTTTTGGAATACAAGGATTCTCTGTTACACAAGAACTTTAAAAATTCGACAGAGATTGCAAAACACATTCAATCGGAGAAGAATTCCGCAAGTGGGATTTTGAATTCTGGAAAAACATACGATGAAATTCAGACGATGTTGCAAGCGGCGAAGAATTTGATCGTTCAGGGAAATGACAATCATACTGCGATCGAGAGCCTTCTTTCGTATTCGCAGGAGTTGGCGCAGAGAGATATCGGTGGCAGCTTGCTCGACGGTTTAGAAGATTTGATTTCTTCTTTAGGATCACAGATTCCAAAGGACATCAGCAATGCTTCCGTGACACAGGCGGTAGCAAATTCCCAAAAAGAAATGGAAGAAAAACAGTCTGGAGTGAACGAACTGTTGCATCATATGAACTCACTTGTAACAAACAACAACGACTTGCAAGCATTGCAGGCACTGTTGCAAGGGGGAAGCCAGTCGATGAACTTGGCGGCGAACACAGCGATCGCTCAGTATCTGGATGAGACAACTCGGAAGATACAAAAAGAAAACGCAGAACGAAGCGCAAACCTGCAAAAGGAATTGTTTGATTCTCTTTTAACCGGAGACGCATACAAATATCTTCGAGACGCGGGATACGAGTTCCGAGTGAGCGGAGACAGCATTTCCGGTTACAGACAGATCCAGAGCGGAGACATCGCGATCGACGGAAACGCGATGAAAGCGGAAAGTTATTCGCCGGTTTTAGAATTTCAATACCTTGAGATCGCGACTCGATTTGATCCTGGGAACTTGAGCACTGCGATGCTGGGAGATTTGAACAGCACGAGCTTTAGCGCGAACTTAGTTCAGAACGTGAGAGATTCTCTGTCGTCGATGCAAGAGCAGATGGAAAAGATGTTCTCGGAGTTTCAGGACAAGACCGCGGAACTCCAAACATTACACGCATACAACCAACAAATCCAAGAATATCAGGAAAATCAGTTTAAGGAAATCAAGAAGAACGTAGTTGCAGCCTTTCAAGGATTGGAGCCCGGATTTCAGAAAAATTTCAAACCGGCGATGAGCGGAATGAAGGAATATCATACCGAAGCGTCACGCTACAGCTTTGAAGAAGGAAGTTTTGGGTCTCAGTCGAGTGCGATGCGAAGCGCGTTTGACGGAATTCGCAACGCAGGCGGAGTGTACAACGGAAGTCGAGAACTCAAAGGTTCTGTGAACATCAAAGGGATTCCGGTCGAGGTCAGCTATGGCATGCAGGATCTCTTGATTTTATCGAACTTCGAACTCGGCGCGTTAGACTATGATTTCAACTTGAAGGGAACGGGAACGAGCTTTGCGCAAGAACAACTGACGACGATCAACGTAAAGTATCAAACGTATGTGCAGGACGTTCAACAGAGAATCGAAGACCAAGCAAAGGCGAATGACGCAGAAAAAGAAAGCAAGGGCTTTATCTTTACGATCATGAACGGAATGAACACGGGCTCAGGAAGCATGAGCGAGCGGTTCACTCAATCGGTGCAAGGAGAACTTCAAAGCAGAGTGACGGGAGCGGTTGCAGAAGCAACGGGCCTCCCCGCTTCTTTTGTTGGAGCGCTCGTCGGCGGTTCCAGCATGAAGGACGCGTTCCAGGCGTTTCAAAAACAGACGATCACTTCGGAGATCTCGAAAGCCACGGGGATCCCGGAATGGGTGATCTCCGGCCAGATGGACAAGATGAACAAGCCCAAAGAGGAATTCTATGAGACGCAAGAATTCCAGATGGCGATGAGTGTTGTCGCAGTTGTAGCTGCGCCTTTTACGTTTGGATCTTCGATGCTGATGATGGCGGCGATTGGAGCGGCGCAGGGAGCGGCCGAAGGCGGATTGAAGGGAGCGCTTGTCGGTGCCGTGGGTGGAGCAATCAGCTCGTATACCAAGGCAGTGGGAGTGAGCGTGAACTTGAGCTATTCGGAAGAGAACGGCTTTGGAGCGAGTGTCGCAGTTGGAATCGGACCTGCAGCAGTGAGCGTGGGAGTTTCGGAACACGGAGGAGCGACAATCAGCGCTGGACTTCAGTATGGCGGGGTGAACGCGGGAGTCAGCTACAACACAAAGACAAAGGACTTGAGTGGCAACATCGGACTGTCTTCCCAAAACGGAACGAACATGGCACTTAGCTACAGTCAACAAAGCGGGTTTGGAGTGAACGTAGGTTACAATCACAGTTCGGGAGTTGGAGCGAACGTTGGCTGGAGTGAACACGACGGTCTTGGTGGAGGTTTGTCGTATGGCAAACCGGTGAAAGAAGGCGGAGGCATTGAGAACCGTTGGGCTGGAACCGGAGCGAACGTCAACTGGAGTGAATACGGAAAGACAACCGTGAACTTAACAGCGGGAGCGGGTAGCGGACATCCCGGTATGAACAACGTATCGAAGTTTGGATCCGGTGGTGTGACTGCAGGAACTTGGACGCAAGGAAGCGGGATGTCGATGAACACAAACTTTCTGAACGACAAGTTTATGCAGGATTACTTGGGAGCTCAGGAAGAAGAAAGGCAGAACCAGCACAAAGAAAATAACAAAAACATGGGAGCGGATGTCTTGGCCGGTGCAGGGATTGAAGTTGCTGGAAGAAAGCCAGAGGATGGAACGGATTTATCAAATGGGACACAGAAGCCGAACGGCGAACCGGCCGATCCAGTAGACCAACGCATTGCCCAGTTGAAAAAGGAATTGAGTGAGGGAATTAGCTTGGCTCATGACAATGGAACGATGAGCGATGCAGGAAATCCGGTATTAGCAAACGCTGCAAAAGAGCTTTCAAGTAAGATGAATGAGTTGAATCGTTTATTGGCTTCCAAAGAAGCTGGGGGGAGTAAACATCAAGTTGGCCAAGGAGAAAACCCTGCAAAAATTGCTGAAAAAATGGGAATCCCAGTAGAACAACTGTATGCAGCTAATCCAGGTATGAAAGAACGTTATGAGAAAGTCGGCTGGTTATACAAAGGCGAGAGTATTAATATTCCTGGCAATGGTCAGGACTCGAATCTATTAGGAAATCTTTATGGAAAAGCTAAAAGCGGAGCGACAGAGCTTTATGGAAAGACAGCATCCGTTTTTGGTTCGGTTGTGGATGTTACGAAAGGATTGTGGGATCGGGCGTTTGGTAGTTCTAAACGACCAGGTACATTCGAAGGATCTGACGGAAAACTTTATAGCATTTCAGATGGTAACAGTAACTATGAAAAAATGTTAGAAATTACGGATCGAAACGGTAACCTAATTTTAGATCAAAATGGCAAACCTGTTAATCCTTTTCCAATTTGGAGCGGGGAAGGACCTTTAAAACAATTTGAAATTGTTAACACAGGAAGACATGATACTTTTGTGGGTCCAGAAGGTTATTCATTGTCTCAACCATTAGAAGGAAGACATGTGGTAACGGATATTGTACACGGTAACGAAAATTCGGCTAATTATCCCGATACCGACTTTCATAAGAATCAACCGTATCACAAAGGTGGACATTTGGGTACCGATTTAATTCCAGGTAATTCTTCGAATGTTAGTTTATATGCTGCAGAAGGAGGATCGATAGTAAGTATTGATCCAAATACAAACGGTATTAGAATAAAAGCTGATTCTGGATATACTTTAAATTATCTACACTCAAGCGGTTTCTCAGAAGGAATTTATCCTGGGGCACGAGTTGAGGCAGGCCAAATAATTGGCAGATTAGGCGGGGCTTCAAATTCAAGACCGAATGGATACGGACCACACCTACACTTTCAAGTTAGGGATGCGTCTGGGAATTTACTAACAACGGATAAAGTCTTTGATCGTTACAACATTCGATAA
- a CDS encoding ABC transporter permease: protein MRILDRKVIREIRSLRTQGITIALVVAAGVGIFTASRSAYDSLFIAREKFYTSSFFAQGFVSLKRAPESTLKLLSDVPGIGILRSRIVFEAVLDIPNESLPTSGKFVSLTDGINLPHLRSGRFPKGDTEVLLSEAFALSNQLVPGNQIVGILEGEKKVLTITGIALSPEYVYIFRGSNPLPDDKHFGILWMDRKGMENAFGMVGAFNDAVFTFAPDALHEPVLKRIDSVLEPYGGFGAYDRDKLPSHSFLRDEFKQLRTMAYSLPLIFLGVAAFLLHILSTRIISKEREQIATLKALGYYNTQIALHYLKIISVISGIGSVLGVLLGIWLGKAMTNLYADYYRFPSLDFQFDPLLGILGILIGILSGTAGTLYSVFKILRLDPAQAMRPPVPIRFRKNWLESYLTVLSTQNRMILRNLTRRPVRTLIAILGISTSVMIMVLGMFSRDAVDAMIEIQYDLVQRESITVSFLSPVSKVALDNLKNDHSVLIAEGYRMIPIRIRVAHLVKEMALQGIPNNAKLRRLIGKDRNILTPPSSGIFINSNVAQKLGITTGSQIHMEILEGSRKKIIVRVDGLVDELLGQGAYMDLTSVNQLLGEGDSVNLIALRTDSKEQIGLLSRLKDVPKISGVTTREGSLKIFKDTMSRSVLATTVILFLFASIIAVGVVYNTAMITLSERVFELGSLRILGFTKEEVFRILAGELGFEIITSLPVGCLLGYLFAYLLMNTVETEGFKIPLIISYKTYVIAIMTTSVTSVLSYFILYSKIKKMDLLSILKIRE, encoded by the coding sequence GTGAGAATTTTAGACCGAAAGGTAATTCGAGAGATAAGATCTCTCAGAACTCAGGGAATTACCATCGCCTTAGTTGTCGCGGCAGGTGTGGGAATTTTCACCGCATCCCGAAGCGCATATGATTCTTTGTTTATAGCCCGGGAGAAATTTTATACGTCTTCCTTTTTTGCTCAGGGGTTTGTTTCATTAAAAAGAGCTCCGGAATCGACACTGAAACTTTTATCGGATGTGCCGGGAATTGGAATTCTCCGTTCAAGAATCGTATTTGAAGCCGTATTGGATATTCCGAACGAATCGCTTCCCACTTCGGGGAAATTCGTATCTTTGACGGACGGAATCAACCTGCCCCATCTTCGGTCGGGCAGATTTCCCAAAGGAGACACCGAAGTTTTGTTAAGCGAAGCATTCGCGCTTTCCAATCAGCTCGTTCCGGGAAATCAAATTGTCGGAATACTCGAAGGTGAAAAAAAAGTTCTTACGATTACTGGAATTGCACTCTCTCCGGAATATGTCTATATTTTTCGCGGCTCCAATCCCCTGCCCGACGACAAACATTTCGGAATTTTATGGATGGATCGAAAAGGGATGGAGAACGCGTTCGGAATGGTTGGAGCGTTTAACGACGCCGTTTTCACCTTTGCCCCGGATGCTCTTCACGAACCGGTCTTAAAAAGAATCGATTCTGTATTGGAACCGTACGGAGGTTTTGGCGCCTATGACCGCGATAAACTTCCATCTCATTCCTTTCTCAGAGATGAATTCAAACAGCTTAGAACCATGGCTTATTCCCTGCCTCTCATATTTTTGGGGGTTGCCGCCTTTTTATTGCATATTCTTTCCACGAGAATCATTTCCAAAGAAAGAGAACAGATTGCAACATTAAAAGCATTAGGATATTATAATACACAGATAGCTCTCCATTATCTCAAAATAATATCCGTAATCAGCGGCATTGGATCCGTATTAGGAGTCCTGCTGGGAATTTGGCTGGGGAAAGCGATGACGAATCTTTACGCAGATTACTATCGTTTTCCGAGTCTCGACTTTCAATTTGATCCTCTTTTGGGAATATTAGGAATTTTGATCGGAATTCTTTCCGGAACCGCAGGGACCCTGTACTCGGTTTTTAAAATACTTAGATTGGATCCGGCACAAGCGATGCGGCCGCCGGTTCCGATCCGATTTAGAAAGAATTGGCTTGAATCGTATCTAACCGTTTTATCTACGCAGAATAGAATGATTCTTAGAAATTTAACAAGAAGACCGGTACGAACCTTAATTGCCATTTTAGGAATTTCCACTTCGGTGATGATTATGGTTTTAGGAATGTTTTCAAGAGACGCGGTCGATGCAATGATCGAAATCCAATACGATCTCGTACAAAGGGAATCGATTACGGTTTCATTTTTAAGCCCTGTTTCCAAAGTCGCGTTGGACAATCTCAAAAACGATCATTCCGTTCTGATTGCGGAAGGATATAGAATGATTCCGATCCGAATCCGAGTTGCACATCTCGTAAAAGAAATGGCATTGCAGGGGATTCCAAATAACGCGAAACTGAGAAGACTGATAGGAAAAGACAGAAATATCCTTACGCCACCTAGTTCGGGAATATTCATCAATTCAAATGTAGCACAAAAATTAGGAATCACAACTGGATCCCAAATTCATATGGAGATCTTGGAAGGAAGCCGTAAAAAAATAATTGTCCGCGTAGACGGGTTAGTCGACGAATTATTAGGCCAAGGCGCATATATGGATCTGACTTCCGTAAATCAACTGTTAGGTGAAGGAGATAGCGTCAATCTAATCGCCCTTAGAACGGATTCAAAAGAACAAATCGGCTTATTGTCGAGGCTTAAAGACGTTCCGAAGATATCGGGTGTAACCACTCGCGAAGGAAGTCTAAAAATTTTTAAAGACACAATGTCGAGAAGCGTATTGGCCACTACGGTGATTTTATTTCTTTTTGCTTCGATAATCGCTGTCGGAGTCGTTTATAACACTGCAATGATCACATTGTCTGAAAGAGTTTTCGAACTTGGAAGTCTAAGAATTCTCGGATTTACCAAAGAGGAAGTTTTCAGAATTTTAGCGGGAGAATTAGGATTCGAAATCATAACCTCCCTTCCGGTAGGATGTTTATTGGGATACCTATTTGCCTACCTTCTAATGAACACGGTCGAAACCGAAGGTTTCAAAATACCATTGATAATTTCCTACAAAACGTATGTCATTGCAATCATGACTACGTCAGTAACTTCAGTCTTGAGCTATTTTATATTGTATTCTAAAATCAAAAAAATGGATCTTCTCTCGATCCTAAAAATAAGGGAATGA
- a CDS encoding single-stranded DNA-binding protein: MKNLSHIILDGNLTSDPELKTLNNGKSVATFTLAVNHDYRSTAENPGEVSFIDVEAWDKQAGNCHEYLKKGKKATVIGELRQDRWKAQDGSNRSKVKVVVHTVRFDGLPGRKEREAA; encoded by the coding sequence ATGAAAAATCTATCTCATATCATTCTGGACGGAAATCTTACCTCCGATCCGGAACTCAAAACCTTGAATAACGGAAAGAGCGTAGCGACATTTACCTTGGCAGTAAATCACGACTATCGATCGACCGCGGAAAATCCGGGAGAGGTTTCATTTATCGACGTAGAGGCCTGGGACAAACAAGCAGGGAATTGTCACGAGTATCTCAAAAAAGGAAAGAAAGCGACGGTGATTGGGGAGCTTCGTCAGGATCGTTGGAAGGCTCAGGATGGAAGCAATCGAAGCAAGGTAAAGGTCGTGGTTCATACGGTTCGATTTGACGGATTGCCCGGACGTAAGGAAAGGGAGGCGGCGTAA
- a CDS encoding ABC transporter ATP-binding protein: MASKQKQKTQTVFKAKGISKIYKMGEIQVPALASVDLELMSGEFVVLLGPSGSGKSTLLNILGGLDTPSSGEVQFQNQNLFSGEEEHLTLFRRNHVGFVFQFYNLIPSLTAIENVSLVVELSSNSMKAEMALDLVGMLDRKEHFPAQLSGGEQQRVAIARAIAKRPDVLLCDEPTGALDFKTGRIVLDAISKVNRELGTTTVVITHNATIAQMADRVVEMRDGTILSNRKNVRKKTAGELNW, translated from the coding sequence ATGGCCTCAAAACAAAAGCAAAAAACGCAGACAGTTTTTAAAGCAAAGGGAATCAGCAAAATCTACAAGATGGGGGAAATACAAGTTCCAGCATTGGCTTCTGTCGATCTCGAACTGATGTCGGGGGAATTCGTAGTATTACTAGGACCTTCAGGTTCAGGAAAATCCACGCTTCTGAATATTTTAGGCGGCTTAGATACCCCAAGCTCGGGCGAAGTTCAATTTCAAAATCAAAACCTATTTTCAGGGGAGGAGGAACATCTAACTCTTTTCAGAAGAAATCATGTAGGCTTTGTATTTCAATTTTATAATCTAATTCCGAGTCTCACTGCGATCGAAAACGTTTCCTTGGTTGTCGAACTGAGCTCTAACTCCATGAAAGCGGAAATGGCTCTCGATCTAGTCGGCATGCTCGACAGAAAAGAACATTTCCCAGCTCAACTTTCCGGAGGAGAACAACAAAGAGTCGCAATTGCAAGAGCGATCGCCAAAAGACCGGATGTGCTTCTTTGCGACGAACCGACCGGGGCCCTCGATTTTAAAACGGGAAGAATTGTTTTAGATGCCATTTCAAAAGTAAATCGAGAGTTAGGAACAACAACCGTCGTGATTACACACAACGCAACCATTGCTCAAATGGCTGACCGGGTTGTAGAAATGAGGGACGGAACCATTCTTTCCAATCGCAAAAACGTCCGAAAAAAAACCGCCGGAGAATTGAACTGGTGA